TTCCGCAACTATCAGCTGCTGAGCAGCATCCTTTTAAAATCTTTAGAAAAGCTCGGAGCAGATGGAAGCAAAGCATTGTATGAAACTGGATTCGCCTTTGGTAAAGAGATGATGGAGCAGGAAATTGCCCGCAGTCCCCTAAATTCAGGAGCTCTTTCTAAGCAAGATAAGCTGCACCTTTTAAAGCAAGCTGCCCTCATATCCGGGTTAAAACCAGAATTGGAATGGGATGACGACGAACAAAGCATATATTTTGAAATCTTCAACTGTCCCTTTAAGGAAGCGGCAAACGAGCATAAGGATAAGGTGTGTATGATGCACCAGCAGTTTTTTATTGGCATGTTTGAAGCTGTTTTCCCTGATGTATTGCTGTCAGAGCGGCGAAATATGATTACAGGCTGCCAACAATGCGCCTATAAGGCGTATGTATGTGAACCAGCTCACATAATTAAGTAAAAATAAGCGGAAAGATACCCTTTCCGCTTATTTATTAAAATCCATTAATATAAGGATTATGATCCATTTCGTGGGCAATGGTTGTACTTCTGCCATGCCCTGACAAAATAACGGTTTCCTCTGGCAGTGTAAGAAGTTTATCGTGAATGCTTGCAAGCAAGGTGCGATGATTACCTCCTGCCAAATCTGTTCTGCCAATGCTTTCATAAAATAAAGCATCTCCTGAAAATGCTACTCCGCTTTCCGGGAAATAAAAAGTAACACTGCCAGGGGAATGGCCCGGTGTCTCCAGTACGGCAAAAGTAAAACCGCCAATAGTCATCGCTGGATTTTCGTCAAGAAAATGATCTGCAGGCTGTGCGACCACAGGTGTTGGCAGTCTGAATGCAGAACTACCGTTTAGCTTTGGATCACTCAGCCACTTATCTTCTTTGCTATGTATAAAGACAGGGATGTTATATTCATTGCGAACTGTTTCCACAGCACCGATATGATCGAAATGAGCATGTGTCAGCAAAATCGCAATTGGCTGAAGCCCCATTTCGCTGATTGTGCTCGTAATTTTGCCCCCATTCTCGCCTGGGTCTACAATCAAGCATTCCTTTTTATCATTCCAGATTATATAACAATTTGTCTGAATTGGCCCCAATGGCATCTGCTTATATTGAATCATCATGTCACCACTTTTCT
This DNA window, taken from Niallia sp. Man26, encodes the following:
- a CDS encoding MBL fold metallo-hydrolase — protein: MQYKQMPLGPIQTNCYIIWNDKKECLIVDPGENGGKITSTISEMGLQPIAILLTHAHFDHIGAVETVRNEYNIPVFIHSKEDKWLSDPKLNGSSAFRLPTPVVAQPADHFLDENPAMTIGGFTFAVLETPGHSPGSVTFYFPESGVAFSGDALFYESIGRTDLAGGNHRTLLASIHDKLLTLPEETVILSGHGRSTTIAHEMDHNPYINGF
- a CDS encoding helix-turn-helix domain-containing protein; its protein translation is MEQTLKITNVLSDPTRFYIYQYITNSHRDVTVQEIADQFSIHPNVARLHLSKLEDVRMLHSETKKTGRGGRPSKLYRLSSEVIQLSFPFRNYQLLSSILLKSLEKLGADGSKALYETGFAFGKEMMEQEIARSPLNSGALSKQDKLHLLKQAALISGLKPELEWDDDEQSIYFEIFNCPFKEAANEHKDKVCMMHQQFFIGMFEAVFPDVLLSERRNMITGCQQCAYKAYVCEPAHIIK